TGGGGACATATTTCTACAACCACTTCCTCTTGTTACTCCAGCTCCATCTCCCTGGATAGCCACTGGGTAGGGGTCCTGTCCTCTGGGCTCACAGGCTCAGAAGACATTAGGCCAGCTGTATGTGGCTCGTCTCTGGACTCCTGCGTCACACACCCTGCTCCCTCGGGGCATGTATTATAAGGCCTGGTAGGCAGATGGCCGGTActctcctgtcttccttctccttcctttcattctttcccacactcctctgtctgtctgtctagcccGGGCTGCTCTGACTTAGGTATATAGCCCAACTTGGCTTCAGACTGCAATCCTTTTGACTCAGTACCCTCACCTTCCTGTGGTGGGATTACAGGCTGGCCTGCCTTACTTGTCTTTGTAGTGAGGACCACTGTGTGCTGGAGAAGGTTACAGCTACTGAGGGGGATGGTCCGGCGAAGTTTCAGGTCACCAGACTATCAGGCAAGAATGCTATCTATCCTGAGATTGGTGGATGCTGTGGCTTCTTCTGGGCACTTTGGTTTACTTTCGATATATACCTACCACTGTTCTGGATGGGGTTGGGGAAGGACCCTGTGTCACTGGGGGTGCTGTCTGGTGTATCTTGTCTGATCTTCTGCAAGGGTGTGAGCTCAGTGCCATCCCCAGATGCCAGGAACCTGGGCAGGTGCTCCTGCAGCCACTGGCCTCAGCCTCTAATGTCTTTGCCTGGGCTTTGGCAGCCTCCTCTCTGAAATCCTAGGTGTGATTCAGTATTCATTTCTCTGGGTCCCTGGGGATCCCTGCCCTCCTCTCTTATTCGGAAAGTCACTTGGATTCTCATGGCCCATTCCAGGCTGTCCCAGTATGTTGCAGGTACAGGCTTGTGTGAGAGTATGTCCCGAGCAGAAGCACAGCTAAGAACAGAGAGCCCCGACAAAGCAGGTGAGAGGGAATTTTCCTCTGTtcccaggaaagaaagaagttgtTGTTGAAGCCACCGACTACCTGACCTATGCCATAATTGATATCACCTCTTTGGTGGCTGGGGCAGTCCATCGGACCATGAAACTGTACAGTAAGTCCAGCCTAGACTtatctgggggtggggtgagggtaaCTCCCCTATGCCTCATCTCATTGTCTGGGGTGGGGATAGGAGAGAATCCCAAGGTTACATCAGGGAGGGAGAATGTCTGTGATATAGAATCCCTGTCCCATCTCACCTGCAGGCCGGAGTTTGGACGACAATGGGGAAGCCCTTTATAATTTCCGGAAGATAACCTCGGACCATGGCTTTTCAGAAACGGACCTATACATCCTCAAGCATGACTGTGAGTAGGGCCTCACTGGGGTCAGGGCTTCCCAGGGATGGACCAGACCCGAGCCTGTGTGGCCCTTTCACTTGGCTTTTGTCCACAGTAACCTGTGTGAAGGTATTGCAATCGGTAAGTCCCTGAATGAAGCTGGGCACCCGGGGTGGGCGGGGGCTCCTTTCTGTCACATTGGCAAAGGACCACTTACACTGGTCTTGTGTCTGAGGGGAGCTGGAGTGTGTCTGATCACACTTCCTGGAGCGGGCAGATCCAAGTTCCAGAGCTTAGGCTGCCAGAGGGCCGAGAGGCCTCAGGTGTCCCCTCTGGGCACAGCAGCCAGGTGAAGCCTCGGTGGTGGGGTCTGGCACTCTCCTGCCTTCATTTCATGTTGCCTCGCCCTCCAGGCTGCTGAATCAAGGCCCTGAAGCAGGTGAGCACGCATCCTTCATTCTAAACTGCAGCCTGTGTGTTCTGACACGAGATCCTGGCCCCGGTGGTGTGTATACCTGTCCTCTGGTCAGGATGCCCTACGGCACTGCTTGACAGTTCCAGAGAGGCTGTGGTTTGGAAAGAGACGCCGTCTGTAACATGAGGCCAAGCTGTCAGGCTAAGTCCTagagggaagggggtgggtggaTAGGCGAGCTTGTGGACATTGGGACAGAGCCGGCTGGTATGGCCCTTGTTCTGCTCAGCATGGACTACTTCCTGATTCTGTCCTTTCACGTgctggcgggggttggggggggtcaTGGGGAGGAATGGACCCTGTTGGATATCTTAGGGTTTTCTACACCAGCACTGTGCTCATCCACCACCAGTGTGACCTCATTACCACAACCTACTCCCTAGATATGACTCATTTTTCAGATAGACAAATCAAGGCTTTGCCAAAGCCAGCTTCTGGGACGACAGGAGCCTAGGCTGTGACCCTGGCCAGTGGGTGCCAGGATCCCTGGAGGCCACACACGGCTCTGAGCTTGCTTCTTCTGCCTACAGGGATGGATctgaggaggaagcagcagctcGGCCTACCTGGCCTCTCCTTCCCTACCCAAGGGGTCCCCACACCTGTGCAAAATAAAGCTTGCTACCACCCGCTGCCGGCATCTTTCCTGAGGGCAGAGGGAATGAGGACAGATGGGTTGCAGGGGCAGGAGTGGGCTAGAGCATCGTGATCCCTCCAATCCCATGACTGTCTTTCTCGGTCATGAAGAAGCCATGGCAGTCAGCCAAGGCCCACCAGCCGAGCAGCCAGCATGCCCGGGCTGACGCCAGCACTGCTGCCTTGGCATTATCTTGCCCACAAATTTGTCTTTATGGGCAGAGACCACAACTTCCAGCTTCCAGGGGAAGAGCTGAGCGTGTAGGGCCAGGCCCCCTGTGCAAGCTCCGTACACGCCCACAGTGGCCCTGCTGAATGGGAACGCATTGCATTTCTCTGTGAATACCCTGCAAGGGACACAGCTCACATAGCTGGATCAGGGTCCGCACACTGATGGACTGACTCAGGCCAGCACTCTCGTCTTCATTCTGGAGCAGTCTCTTGTCTTCTTGTTATCTGGAAGCAGTCCTGCGGGTCCCAAGCAGAGATGAGAGCAGGTCTCCTCTGTAGTCTCAGTAGCTCTCTCAAAAGGAAGGGGGAGTGTTTCCTAGGGCTCCCTTCTGTGTAGCATTTAAATCCCAGCCACCATTTCCTGGGCCTTCCTGGATGTGGTGGCCCTCTagcacccctccctcccttccgtgCTCTGTGTCTTGTGGTGGCCCTGTAGCACCCACCCCTCCACCCACGATCtgtgtcttctgcccagctgcACCTGAGTGCTCATCTCTGTGTCCCTCATGCCATGGCCTAAAGCCACTGCTGTCCGCTTGTCCTGGACTTGCACCATTGCTGCTGCAGCTAGAAGGCAGGAAGGACAGGAATGTGGGGTGGTCTGAGCGCCAGCCCCTCGGAGCACATAGGTTTTATTTGCAGAGTAAGGCAGCTGGAAGCTTCCTTTCTGAGAGTAGAAGCCCCGAGATGGAAGCAGACCAGAGATGCCTGTGGTACAACAGTGCTGTGGGGTGACGGAGAGGCAGCCCTGCAAGAGCGGAGAGATGTTACTAACACCCGGGCCTCTGAGCAAGACATCACAGTGGCCCACAAAGGGGAAACTCCACACACCTTGCCCCGCTCTAACCCTGAACCAAGTGCTAGAAAACCTCAGAGGAGGCATCCAGAGATGAAGTTCTGACATACCCAGGGGACGGGGGAGCAACGGGATCTCCCTCAGAGCCTCTGGTCCACACCCACACCAAGTCCTAGAGTTTAACCCGTGACTGGACGCCCTGCCAGGTTCAGTCTGCTCTGACTCCCATCCGTGGACTCCAGCCACAGTACGTCATTGCACAGGTTTGGAGCTTGATGTCAAGCTCACAATCATGGGACAGCAAGATCAcattcagggctggggatgtagcccagtcagt
This Rattus norvegicus strain BN/NHsdMcwi chromosome 3, GRCr8, whole genome shotgun sequence DNA region includes the following protein-coding sequences:
- the Lcn5 gene encoding epididymal-specific lipocalin-5 precursor; the encoded protein is MENIMPFALLGLCVGLAAGTEGAVVKDFDISKFLGFWYEIAFASKMGTPGLAHKEEKMGAMVVELKENLLALTTTYYSEDHCVLEKVTATEGDGPAKFQVTRLSGKKEVVVEATDYLTYAIIDITSLVAGAVHRTMKLYSRSLDDNGEALYNFRKITSDHGFSETDLYILKHDLTCVKVLQSAAESRP